From the genome of Myxosarcina sp. GI1, one region includes:
- a CDS encoding 4Fe-4S single cluster domain-containing protein, producing MSKTKIDPYLQLLEIPPGHLNIMGYVDESEVNGPGSRAVVWLQGCQRECEGCFNPESWSFEINRLISIDQLVAKILNNSKNTGVTFSGGEPFWQATALTEVAKKVKAAGLNVMSFTGFTLERLQSEYAPASSKELLSQLDILIDGAFVKSIAVNKPNSLVSSSNQKVHVFNPVLKNKLDWASDQIEIHIQKDGSRIITGFRGSL from the coding sequence ATGAGCAAAACTAAGATCGATCCCTATTTGCAACTCCTAGAAATTCCCCCAGGACATCTCAATATTATGGGCTACGTTGATGAATCGGAAGTAAACGGTCCTGGTAGCAGAGCAGTAGTCTGGTTACAGGGATGCCAGAGAGAATGCGAAGGCTGTTTCAATCCCGAATCTTGGTCATTTGAAATTAATCGATTAATTTCTATCGACCAATTAGTAGCAAAAATATTAAATAATTCTAAAAACACTGGGGTAACTTTTTCTGGTGGAGAACCTTTTTGGCAAGCAACAGCTTTAACCGAAGTTGCTAAAAAAGTTAAAGCAGCAGGACTAAATGTAATGTCATTTACTGGCTTTACTTTAGAAAGATTACAGTCAGAATATGCTCCCGCTAGTAGTAAAGAATTGCTGTCACAACTCGATATTTTAATTGATGGTGCTTTTGTCAAATCTATAGCAGTTAATAAGCCTAATTCTTTAGTTTCATCTAGTAATCAAAAAGTTCATGTTTTTAATCCCGTGCTAAAAAATAAACTCGATTGGGCGAGCGACCAAATAGAGATACATATTCAGAAAGATGGTAGTCGAATTATTACTGGTTTTAGAGGTTCTTTATGA
- a CDS encoding universal stress protein: MEFAKKVEVSIVTKTKWSLIVYCKIIVALDDSQLSQKAFEQSLLLAQKFDAELQLLNVISPAEAEYRNTVALAGSGYYAHRVDETAQQEWQLKVESKLEYLQSLAEQAMQAGVSAEFVQEIGEPERQICQSAREWEADLIVIGSHGRKGVNEMLRGSVSNYVSHHVPCDIMLVHQKV, encoded by the coding sequence ATGGAGTTCGCTAAAAAAGTTGAAGTATCTATTGTTACCAAAACTAAATGGAGTCTAATAGTGTATTGTAAAATTATTGTCGCCTTGGATGATAGCCAACTCAGCCAAAAAGCCTTTGAACAGAGTTTATTATTGGCTCAGAAATTTGATGCCGAACTACAGTTACTCAATGTTATTTCTCCTGCCGAAGCAGAATACCGCAATACAGTTGCTTTAGCAGGTAGTGGATATTATGCTCACAGAGTAGATGAAACCGCGCAGCAGGAATGGCAACTCAAAGTAGAAAGTAAATTAGAATATCTACAATCTCTAGCAGAGCAAGCTATGCAGGCTGGAGTTTCGGCAGAATTCGTCCAGGAAATCGGCGAACCAGAACGTCAAATCTGCCAATCTGCCCGAGAATGGGAGGCAGACTTGATTGTAATTGGCAGTCACGGTAGAAAAGGTGTTAACGAAATGCTGAGAGGTAGTGTCAGTAACTATGTTTCACATCACGTTCCCTGTGATATTATGCTCGTCCACCAAAAAGTTTAA
- the pflA gene encoding pyruvate formate-lyase-activating protein, with translation MTIKDRVMTTTPQSSTKGKIHSIETCGTVDGPGIRYVIFTQGCPLRCLYCHNPDCRHPNDGKEVTVDELIADIQKYRSYMNFSGGGITVTGGEPLMQPKFVGEIFRRCQELGIHTALDTSGYVNLTTAKSLLEYVDLVLLDIKSFDPKIYQQVTSVSLEPTLNFARYLNEISKSVWIRFVLVPHLTDPPHNIRGLAKFVSSLNNVERVEVLPFHKMGEYKWERLGYEYQLKNIPPASPELVATAKNIFQEYGMKAY, from the coding sequence ATGACTATCAAAGATCGAGTAATGACAACCACTCCTCAATCTTCAACTAAAGGTAAAATTCATTCGATTGAAACTTGTGGCACAGTTGATGGACCTGGTATTAGGTATGTAATTTTTACCCAAGGATGTCCATTGAGATGTCTTTACTGTCATAATCCCGACTGTCGCCATCCCAATGATGGTAAAGAAGTTACGGTTGATGAATTAATCGCAGATATCCAGAAATATCGTTCCTATATGAATTTTTCTGGAGGAGGGATAACGGTAACGGGTGGCGAACCTTTGATGCAGCCAAAGTTTGTCGGTGAGATTTTTCGGCGTTGTCAAGAATTAGGAATTCACACGGCTTTAGATACTTCTGGTTATGTCAATTTAACTACAGCAAAAAGTCTTTTAGAGTATGTAGATTTAGTATTACTAGATATTAAATCTTTTGACCCTAAAATCTATCAACAAGTCACTAGCGTATCTCTCGAACCAACTCTCAATTTTGCACGCTATTTAAATGAGATTAGTAAATCAGTTTGGATTCGATTTGTTTTAGTTCCCCATCTTACCGATCCACCTCACAATATTAGAGGTTTAGCTAAGTTTGTATCTAGTTTAAACAACGTCGAACGCGTCGAAGTTCTACCCTTTCACAAAATGGGAGAGTATAAATGGGAGCGGTTGGGTTATGAATATCAACTAAAAAATATCCCTCCCGCATCACCAGAACTAGTTGCCACTGCTAAAAACATTTTTCAAGAATACGGGATGAAAGCTTATTAA
- the adhE gene encoding bifunctional acetaldehyde-CoA/alcohol dehydrogenase: MTVTNQEQLNLLIQKVKAAQTQYASFTQQQVDKIFKHAALAANEQRIPLAKLAVKETNMGLVEDKVIKNHFASEFIYNKYKQESTCGVIESDSHYGIKKIAEPVGVLAGIVPTTNPTSTAIFKALIALKTRNAIIFSPHPRAKECTIAAAKIVLDAAIAAGAPEDIIGWIDEPSVALSQALMQHPNINLILATGGPGMVKAAYSSGKPSLGVGAGNTPAVIDETAEIPLAVSSILLSKTFDNGMICASEQSVIVVDEVYEVVKQEFTLRGAYFLSPEERTAVSKVLVKDGHINAAIVGQSVAKIAELAGIEIPKGTKILIGEIEAVGSQEPFSIEKLSPVLAMYRVADFEAATDKAEELILLGGRGHTSVLYTAPSNSDRIDYFDSHVSTGRVLINTPSSQGAIGDLYNFKLDPSLTLGCGTWGGNSVSENVTVHHLLNIKTVSERRENMLWFRIPPKVYFKYGCLPVALKDLAGKKRAFIITDKPLFDLGMIKEVTDVLEEMNLEVQVFYDIQPDPDLSTIEMGLARVNTFQPDVVIAFGGGSPMDAAKVIWLMYEHPEVEFEGIATRFMDIRKRVYELPTLGSKAQMVAIPTTSGTGSEVTPFAVVTDERTGIKYPLADYALTPNMAIVDPELVLNMPKSLTAFGGIDALTHALEAYVSVLATEFTDGLALQAIALLLEYLPRAYKLGAKDPEAREKVHYAATIAGMAFANAFLGICHSMAHKLGSSFHLPHGLANALMITHVIRYNSTDAPFKQAIFPQYEFPHAKERYAEIADYLHLGGDTHDEKVEKLVSAIDNLKAEIGIPLTIKEALPGEEREFYEQIEALAEQAFDDQCTGSNPRYPLIKDLQELYTLAYRGCKLEATMYHSEPSSSLIGR; this comes from the coding sequence ATGACAGTTACCAATCAAGAACAGCTAAATCTCCTCATTCAAAAAGTAAAAGCAGCTCAAACTCAATATGCTAGTTTTACTCAACAACAGGTAGATAAAATATTCAAACACGCCGCTTTAGCAGCTAACGAACAGAGAATTCCTTTGGCTAAATTAGCCGTCAAAGAGACAAATATGGGACTGGTGGAAGATAAAGTAATTAAAAATCACTTTGCTTCGGAGTTTATCTACAATAAATACAAACAAGAATCCACCTGTGGCGTAATTGAATCTGATTCTCACTACGGCATTAAAAAAATCGCCGAACCAGTAGGAGTATTAGCTGGGATCGTACCGACGACTAATCCCACTTCGACCGCAATATTTAAAGCTTTAATCGCCTTAAAAACCCGCAATGCCATTATCTTCTCACCCCATCCCAGAGCCAAAGAATGCACCATCGCCGCAGCCAAAATAGTTTTAGATGCTGCGATCGCAGCAGGTGCGCCAGAAGATATTATTGGCTGGATCGACGAACCGTCAGTAGCACTTTCCCAGGCTCTAATGCAGCATCCCAATATCAATCTAATTCTCGCTACTGGAGGACCGGGAATGGTCAAAGCAGCATATTCTTCGGGCAAACCATCATTAGGGGTGGGTGCTGGCAATACTCCCGCCGTCATCGATGAGACTGCGGAGATTCCTCTAGCGGTAAGTTCGATTTTATTGAGCAAAACTTTTGACAACGGCATGATTTGCGCTTCGGAACAGTCGGTAATAGTTGTCGATGAAGTTTACGAAGTAGTGAAGCAGGAATTTACCCTCAGAGGGGCATACTTTCTCTCTCCTGAAGAACGAACCGCAGTTAGTAAAGTTTTAGTTAAAGACGGACATATCAACGCCGCAATTGTCGGTCAATCGGTTGCTAAAATCGCCGAACTAGCTGGAATAGAGATCCCCAAAGGTACTAAAATTTTAATCGGGGAAATCGAGGCAGTGGGCAGCCAAGAACCATTTTCCATCGAAAAACTATCGCCCGTGTTGGCAATGTATCGCGTAGCTGACTTTGAAGCGGCGACAGATAAAGCCGAAGAGCTAATTTTACTAGGAGGAAGGGGGCATACCTCTGTATTGTATACCGCTCCTAGCAACAGCGATCGCATCGACTATTTTGATTCTCACGTCTCCACTGGCAGGGTACTGATTAATACTCCTTCATCTCAAGGAGCGATCGGCGATTTGTATAACTTTAAGTTAGATCCTTCTCTAACATTAGGCTGCGGTACCTGGGGCGGTAACTCCGTGAGTGAAAATGTCACCGTTCATCATTTACTTAATATTAAAACCGTATCCGAACGACGGGAAAATATGCTTTGGTTTCGGATTCCACCCAAAGTCTATTTTAAATATGGTTGTCTGCCCGTCGCCTTAAAAGATTTAGCGGGTAAAAAACGGGCATTTATTATTACCGACAAGCCCTTGTTCGACTTGGGAATGATTAAGGAAGTCACCGATGTTTTAGAGGAAATGAACCTCGAAGTTCAAGTTTTTTACGATATTCAACCAGATCCCGATCTTTCTACCATCGAAATGGGATTGGCAAGAGTCAACACCTTTCAGCCCGACGTGGTTATTGCCTTTGGCGGGGGATCGCCTATGGATGCAGCCAAAGTCATCTGGCTGATGTACGAACACCCCGAAGTAGAATTTGAAGGCATCGCTACCAGATTTATGGATATCCGCAAGCGGGTATACGAATTGCCTACTCTCGGTAGTAAAGCACAGATGGTAGCAATTCCTACGACATCTGGTACTGGTTCGGAAGTGACACCCTTTGCTGTCGTTACCGACGAGCGCACGGGAATTAAATATCCCCTCGCCGACTATGCCCTCACCCCCAATATGGCAATTGTCGATCCCGAATTAGTCCTTAATATGCCCAAATCTCTCACGGCTTTTGGTGGCATTGATGCCTTAACCCATGCATTAGAAGCTTATGTATCGGTACTGGCGACAGAATTTACCGATGGTCTGGCATTACAGGCGATTGCCCTACTGCTTGAGTACCTCCCCAGGGCATATAAACTAGGTGCCAAAGATCCCGAAGCCAGAGAAAAAGTTCACTACGCTGCTACCATTGCAGGAATGGCATTTGCCAATGCCTTCTTAGGTATTTGTCACTCGATGGCGCATAAGTTAGGTTCTAGTTTTCATTTGCCTCACGGTTTAGCCAATGCCCTGATGATTACCCACGTCATTCGCTATAACTCCACCGATGCACCATTCAAACAGGCAATTTTTCCGCAATACGAATTTCCTCATGCCAAAGAACGTTACGCCGAAATTGCCGATTACTTACATTTAGGCGGTGATACTCACGATGAGAAAGTAGAGAAATTAGTAAGTGCGATCGACAATCTCAAGGCAGAAATTGGCATTCCCCTGACTATAAAAGAAGCCCTACCAGGAGAAGAAAGAGAGTTTTACGAGCAAATTGAAGCACTGGCAGAACAAGCCTTTGACGATCAGTGTACTGGTTCTAATCCTCGCTATCCACTAATTAAAGACTTGCAGGAACTTTATACTTTAGCTTATCGCGGGTGCAAACTAGAAGCGACGATGTATCATTCCGAACCTTCATCATCTTTGATAGGGAGATAG